The proteins below are encoded in one region of Pelagibacterium flavum:
- a CDS encoding ribose-phosphate pyrophosphokinase, which translates to MAEKTQKKGNRLILPLPGNEGFARRLADAGDWELGALETRRFPDGETYVRILSDVKEKAVDLVCTLARPDDGFLRSIFTADAARDLGARQVNLIAPYLSYMRQDRRFQAGEAVTSKSFARLVSSSFDRLVTVDPHLHRYAALSALYTIPTDTLHAAPLLADWIAAEVEKPLIVGPDEESEQWVSAIAERVGAPHAVLRKIRHGDRNVDIALPDLSEWRGRTPVLADDIAASGHTLIEAARQLPLQGFPRPVVAVVHGLFAEDSFQRLAPLCDRVVSADSVPHESNVVSLAPLVAEAMASADTSDGDLVRHRRPPEPVDEVEQAGFDSFPASDPPPWTGGVS; encoded by the coding sequence ATGGCGGAGAAGACGCAGAAGAAGGGGAACAGGCTGATCCTGCCATTGCCCGGAAACGAAGGGTTCGCGCGGCGCCTCGCCGATGCCGGCGACTGGGAACTTGGCGCGCTGGAGACACGGCGCTTCCCAGATGGCGAGACCTACGTGCGTATTCTCTCGGACGTGAAGGAGAAGGCGGTCGATCTCGTTTGCACCCTGGCCAGGCCCGACGATGGCTTTCTTCGGTCGATCTTTACCGCCGATGCCGCCCGCGACCTCGGTGCGCGGCAAGTGAACCTCATCGCTCCATATCTCTCCTACATGCGGCAGGACCGCCGCTTTCAGGCGGGTGAAGCGGTGACGTCGAAGAGCTTCGCGCGCCTTGTCTCATCGAGTTTCGATCGGCTGGTGACGGTCGATCCGCATCTTCATCGCTACGCGGCGCTCTCGGCGCTCTACACGATCCCGACCGATACGCTGCATGCCGCTCCGTTGCTGGCGGACTGGATCGCAGCCGAGGTCGAAAAGCCCTTGATCGTCGGCCCCGACGAGGAGAGCGAGCAGTGGGTCTCCGCCATTGCCGAGCGGGTCGGGGCCCCGCACGCCGTCCTGCGCAAAATCCGTCACGGCGATCGCAATGTCGACATCGCCCTGCCGGACCTATCCGAATGGCGCGGACGCACGCCGGTGCTCGCCGACGACATAGCAGCCTCCGGACACACGTTGATCGAAGCGGCCCGGCAACTCCCGCTTCAGGGTTTCCCTCGGCCTGTGGTCGCCGTGGTGCATGGCCTCTTTGCGGAAGACTCGTTCCAGCGGCTCGCGCCGCTCTGCGATCGCGTGGTCTCGGCCGACTCCGTTCCCCACGAAAGCAACGTCGTCAGTCTCGCCCCTCTGGTGGCCGAGGCGATGGCCTCCGCAGACACGAGCGACGGTGACCTCGTGCGGCATCGTCGGCCCCCGGAGCCGGTCGACGAGGTCGAGCAGGCGGGCTTCGATTCCTTTCCCGCAAGCGATCCCCCGCCCTGGACAGGCGGCGTGAGCTAA
- a CDS encoding phosphoketolase family protein: MNDTATEAFETWRQGYGPIEHNNDTLERVAALAASGRIDPDTLYRILVAADRLTSAAMWTVVHMTYAHRVDLSGAPLPAAAFKPTPEGHTGGSLNMVPAFVGYLAANTITATTRAWMMGQGHCVAAIEAVNALTGDVSDAQRGRYDRSEKGLSQLAADFYSYAIDAEGRAAVPLGSHAGPNTAGAISEGGYLGFAEVQYAHAPLRGESLVAFLSDGAFEEQRGSDWTPRWWRASDSGLAVPVMILNGRRIEERVQIAQQGGAEWLADHLRLNGFDPFIVDGRDPAAIACAIIEAETRLERFAADPGRTYPAPIPYVIAETVKGFGFPGAGTNAAHNLPLGGNPANDEDARAAFNDAARGLFVAPEEIECAVGEIASHDRQGRQPESRHPLATRNPPAPDLPEPEWTAAGDPPDCAMHALDRLFVRVVDANPGLRPRVGNPDELRSNHMGATLDRLRHRVNTSEPGVADALDGSVITALNEEAVAGAALANKGGINLIVSYEAFAMKMLGGLRQEIVFSRRQRETGQEPGWISVPLVVTSHTWENSKNEQSHQDPTIGEALLGEMSDTSRVLFPVDANSAMAALRSVYDGRGQVACLIVSKRDMPHRFDAAAAERFVRDGAAHVEGEAENAELQIVAIGAYQLEEALKAAHRLKTHGRRVLVTALSEPGRFRIPRDPIEADFTASNDELGALFPKGMPRVIVSHTRPEPMLGLLRRLDGGPETTTARGYVSRGGTLDVAGMLFANRCSWAHLIDAAVSLAGWSRDDFLAPAERDAVDGRGHPGDIAAFTI, encoded by the coding sequence ATGAACGACACGGCTACGGAAGCTTTCGAGACATGGCGACAGGGCTATGGCCCCATCGAGCACAACAACGACACCTTGGAGCGGGTCGCCGCCCTGGCCGCTTCGGGTCGGATCGACCCCGATACCCTCTACCGCATCCTCGTGGCGGCCGACCGCCTGACCTCTGCGGCCATGTGGACCGTCGTTCACATGACCTACGCTCACCGCGTCGATCTTTCCGGCGCGCCGCTGCCGGCCGCGGCGTTCAAGCCGACGCCCGAGGGTCACACCGGCGGCTCTCTCAACATGGTTCCCGCCTTCGTCGGCTACCTTGCGGCCAATACGATCACCGCGACGACGCGCGCCTGGATGATGGGTCAGGGCCATTGCGTCGCCGCGATCGAGGCGGTCAATGCGTTGACCGGCGACGTCTCGGATGCCCAACGAGGACGCTACGACCGCAGCGAAAAGGGTCTCTCGCAGCTCGCGGCCGACTTCTATTCCTATGCGATCGACGCTGAGGGGCGTGCTGCGGTGCCGCTCGGCAGCCACGCGGGACCGAATACGGCCGGCGCGATCTCGGAAGGCGGCTATCTCGGCTTTGCCGAGGTGCAATACGCCCATGCGCCGCTGCGGGGCGAGAGCCTCGTCGCCTTCCTGAGCGACGGCGCGTTCGAGGAACAGCGCGGCTCGGACTGGACGCCGCGCTGGTGGCGGGCGAGCGATTCCGGCCTTGCCGTTCCGGTGATGATCCTTAATGGCCGGCGGATCGAGGAACGGGTCCAGATCGCGCAGCAGGGCGGTGCCGAGTGGCTCGCCGACCATCTGAGGCTCAACGGCTTCGATCCCTTCATCGTTGATGGCCGCGATCCCGCCGCCATCGCATGCGCGATCATAGAGGCCGAAACCCGGCTCGAACGCTTTGCCGCCGATCCCGGCCGGACCTATCCTGCGCCGATCCCCTATGTCATCGCCGAGACGGTCAAGGGCTTCGGCTTCCCCGGCGCCGGCACCAACGCCGCTCACAATCTTCCGCTTGGCGGCAACCCCGCAAATGACGAGGATGCCCGAGCCGCCTTCAATGACGCGGCGCGGGGCCTGTTCGTTGCGCCAGAGGAGATCGAGTGCGCAGTCGGCGAGATCGCGTCCCATGATCGGCAGGGCCGTCAGCCAGAGAGCCGGCACCCGCTCGCCACGCGCAATCCGCCAGCGCCCGACCTGCCGGAGCCGGAATGGACCGCTGCCGGCGATCCGCCCGATTGCGCTATGCACGCGCTCGACCGCTTGTTCGTCCGTGTCGTGGATGCCAACCCCGGCCTGCGTCCGCGCGTCGGCAATCCGGACGAGCTGCGCTCCAACCATATGGGCGCCACGCTCGACAGGTTGCGCCATCGCGTGAACACCTCAGAGCCGGGCGTTGCCGACGCGCTCGACGGCTCGGTCATCACCGCGCTCAACGAGGAGGCCGTGGCGGGAGCTGCGCTCGCCAACAAGGGCGGTATCAACCTGATCGTCAGCTACGAAGCCTTCGCGATGAAGATGCTCGGTGGCCTGCGACAGGAGATCGTCTTTTCTCGGCGTCAACGCGAGACCGGCCAGGAGCCCGGCTGGATCTCGGTGCCCCTCGTCGTCACCTCGCACACCTGGGAGAACTCCAAGAACGAGCAGTCGCATCAGGACCCGACGATCGGCGAGGCGCTGTTGGGCGAAATGTCCGACACCTCCCGCGTCCTGTTCCCGGTGGACGCCAACTCCGCGATGGCCGCGCTGCGCTCCGTCTATGACGGCCGCGGCCAGGTTGCGTGCCTCATCGTCTCCAAGCGCGACATGCCGCACCGCTTCGACGCAGCAGCGGCCGAGCGCTTCGTGCGCGATGGCGCGGCGCATGTCGAAGGCGAAGCGGAAAATGCAGAGCTTCAGATCGTCGCCATTGGAGCCTACCAACTCGAGGAGGCCCTGAAGGCCGCCCACCGTCTCAAGACCCATGGGCGCCGTGTCCTCGTCACGGCGTTGTCCGAGCCGGGCCGCTTCCGTATCCCCCGCGACCCGATCGAAGCTGACTTCACCGCGAGCAACGACGAGCTGGGCGCGCTGTTTCCGAAGGGCATGCCGCGCGTGATCGTCTCGCACACCCGACCCGAACCCATGCTCGGCCTGCTGCGGCGACTGGATGGCGGGCCTGAAACCACGACCGCGCGCGGTTATGTCAGCCGGGGCGGCACGCTCGACGTGGCCGGCATGCTGTTCGCCAATCGCTGTTCCTGGGCGCATCTGATCGACGCCGCCGTTTCGCTTGCCGGCTGGAGCCGTGACGATTTTCTCGCGCCCGCCGAGCGGGACGCCGTGGACGGTCGAGGCCATCCCGGCGACATCGCCGCATTCACTATCTGA
- a CDS encoding MBL fold metallo-hydrolase RNA specificity domain-containing protein, which translates to MLTLTSLGGAGTVTGSKHLLTNGDNRILIDCGLFQGLKNLRELNWEPLPVAPSSIAAVVLTHAHLDHSGYLPKLVRDGFKGRIYATAATRDVAELILKDSGFLNEKDAEYANRKGFSRHKPALPLYGVRDAERAMEFFSTVPFDTAVQLPAGATLTFRHAGHILGAASAAIEWSGRRVAFSGDLGRYGDPLLPDPVSVPRADAIIVESTYGNRLHEAVDTTEALAAVVERTVRRGGTVVIPAFAVGRAQSLLYHLWKLKTAGRLANIPIYLDSPMAIDATDLLHAHSDDHRLTHDQCAEICKIATYTRDVEGSKAITASAWPKVVISASGMATGGRVLHHLKTFASDPRHTILFSGYQAAGTRGRAMVQGAREIKIHGQWVPVRAEVDDLSMLSAHADADELMRWLSGFQHAPSRVFIVHGEDEAAEALRVRIDRELGWNATVSRQQQEFEL; encoded by the coding sequence ATGCTCACGCTCACCTCTCTCGGCGGTGCCGGCACTGTCACCGGCTCGAAGCACCTTCTCACCAACGGCGACAACCGCATCCTGATCGATTGCGGATTGTTCCAGGGCCTCAAGAACCTGCGCGAGCTGAACTGGGAGCCGCTCCCGGTCGCACCGTCCAGTATCGCCGCCGTCGTGCTCACCCACGCCCATCTCGACCACTCCGGCTACCTGCCAAAGCTCGTCCGCGACGGCTTTAAGGGGCGCATCTATGCCACCGCCGCGACCCGAGACGTGGCAGAGCTGATCCTGAAGGACAGCGGCTTCCTCAATGAGAAGGACGCTGAATACGCCAACCGGAAGGGCTTCTCCAGGCACAAACCGGCCTTGCCACTTTACGGCGTCCGCGATGCCGAACGCGCGATGGAGTTTTTCTCGACCGTGCCGTTCGATACGGCCGTCCAGCTCCCCGCTGGTGCCACCCTGACGTTCCGCCATGCAGGCCACATTCTCGGCGCGGCCAGCGCGGCCATCGAATGGAGCGGCCGCCGCGTGGCCTTTTCGGGCGACCTCGGCCGCTATGGCGACCCGCTGCTTCCCGATCCGGTGTCGGTTCCACGGGCCGACGCGATCATCGTCGAATCCACCTACGGAAACCGCCTCCACGAAGCGGTCGACACCACAGAGGCTTTGGCAGCAGTCGTCGAGCGGACGGTCAGGCGCGGCGGCACGGTCGTCATACCGGCCTTTGCGGTAGGACGCGCGCAGTCGCTTCTCTACCACCTGTGGAAGCTGAAGACGGCGGGCCGCCTTGCAAATATTCCGATCTATCTCGACAGCCCCATGGCGATCGACGCGACCGACCTGTTGCACGCTCATAGCGACGATCATCGCCTCACCCACGATCAATGTGCCGAGATCTGCAAGATCGCGACCTACACCCGCGATGTGGAAGGCTCCAAAGCGATCACCGCAAGCGCCTGGCCCAAGGTGGTGATCTCTGCCAGCGGCATGGCGACCGGCGGCCGTGTGCTGCACCATCTCAAGACCTTCGCCTCTGACCCCAGGCACACGATCCTGTTCTCCGGCTATCAGGCGGCGGGCACACGCGGCCGCGCCATGGTGCAGGGCGCGCGGGAGATCAAGATCCATGGACAATGGGTGCCCGTGCGCGCCGAGGTGGATGACCTCTCCATGCTCTCTGCCCACGCGGACGCTGACGAGCTGATGCGCTGGCTTTCCGGCTTCCAGCATGCGCCTTCTCGCGTCTTCATCGTCCATGGCGAGGATGAAGCCGCCGAGGCACTGCGCGTTCGGATCGACCGCGAGTTGGGCTGGAACGCCACCGTGTCGCGCCAGCAACAGGAGTTCGAGCTATGA
- a CDS encoding thymidine phosphorylase family protein, which produces MTALLSLPGPEQPTLRARRLLLHTQHQPVVVMRTDCHVCRAEGLSARAQVLVTNGKGQVQATLFQVDGDAFLGHDEVGLSETAWSLLGVAEGDAIRVTHPPALDSLASVRRRIYGHRLDAHAFSAIVGDVVAGRYTDVHLAAFLTASAALPLDEDETADLTGAMIAVGDRMEWDASVVVDKHCVGGLPGNRTTPIVVAIVAANGLVMPKTSSRAITSPAGTADTMETLAPVDLDLAALKRVVEAEGGCIAWGGAVHLSPADDIFVRVERELDVDTEGQLIASVLSKKISAGSTHVVIDIPVGPTAKVRGEDAATYLAARMSAVASRFGLSATCVQTDGSQPVGRGIGPALEAFDVLAVLQNAPDAPDDLRRRAAMLAGAALEIGGKAGKGDGPALALSTLADGRAWRKFEAICAAQGGLRTPPSASHVHPLVASRAGRVVHVNNRKLARLAKLAGAPDAKAAGIHMEVRLGDEIDRGQPLLHIHAETPGELAYALDYAAQAGDMIEVEP; this is translated from the coding sequence ATGACCGCACTCCTTTCCCTTCCCGGTCCCGAGCAACCGACCCTGCGCGCTCGGCGTTTGCTTCTCCATACCCAGCATCAGCCCGTCGTCGTCATGCGCACCGACTGTCACGTCTGCCGCGCCGAAGGCTTGTCCGCACGCGCCCAGGTTCTCGTGACCAACGGCAAAGGACAGGTGCAGGCGACGCTGTTTCAGGTCGACGGCGATGCCTTTCTCGGCCACGACGAGGTCGGCCTGTCTGAAACTGCGTGGAGCCTCCTCGGCGTTGCGGAAGGCGACGCAATTCGCGTCACTCATCCTCCAGCGCTGGATTCACTCGCCAGCGTGAGGCGCCGCATCTACGGCCATCGCCTCGACGCCCATGCCTTTTCGGCGATCGTCGGAGACGTCGTAGCCGGCCGCTATACGGACGTCCATCTGGCCGCATTCCTGACCGCAAGCGCGGCGCTGCCGCTCGACGAGGACGAGACCGCCGACCTTACAGGAGCGATGATCGCCGTCGGCGACCGCATGGAGTGGGACGCGTCCGTCGTCGTCGACAAGCATTGCGTCGGCGGCCTGCCCGGCAATCGCACGACGCCGATCGTCGTCGCGATCGTCGCGGCCAACGGGCTCGTCATGCCAAAGACGTCCTCGCGCGCGATCACCTCACCGGCCGGCACCGCCGACACGATGGAAACGCTCGCGCCCGTCGATCTCGACCTCGCGGCGCTCAAGCGCGTCGTCGAGGCGGAGGGAGGCTGCATCGCCTGGGGCGGCGCCGTTCATCTCAGCCCGGCCGACGACATCTTCGTCCGTGTGGAGCGCGAGCTTGATGTCGACACCGAAGGCCAACTCATCGCTTCGGTGCTGTCCAAGAAAATCTCCGCCGGCTCCACGCACGTCGTGATCGACATTCCGGTTGGACCCACGGCAAAAGTTCGAGGCGAAGATGCCGCCACTTATCTGGCAGCCCGGATGAGCGCGGTCGCGTCCCGCTTCGGTCTTTCCGCAACCTGCGTCCAGACCGATGGATCACAGCCGGTCGGCCGCGGTATCGGTCCCGCCCTCGAAGCATTCGACGTGCTCGCGGTGCTGCAAAACGCTCCCGACGCTCCGGATGATCTGCGCCGCCGCGCGGCCATGTTGGCCGGCGCCGCGCTGGAGATCGGCGGAAAGGCCGGCAAGGGAGACGGTCCGGCTCTCGCTCTGAGCACGTTGGCCGACGGTCGCGCATGGAGGAAGTTCGAGGCGATCTGCGCGGCGCAGGGGGGACTGCGCACTCCGCCAAGTGCTTCCCACGTCCATCCCCTCGTTGCTTCGCGTGCCGGGCGCGTCGTTCATGTCAACAACCGCAAGCTCGCCCGGCTCGCCAAGCTGGCGGGCGCACCTGACGCCAAGGCAGCGGGCATTCACATGGAGGTGCGGCTGGGCGACGAAATCGACCGGGGACAGCCGCTTCTCCACATCCACGCGGAAACGCCCGGCGAACTGGCCTACGCACTCGACTATGCAGCGCAGGCCGGCGACATGATCGAGGTTGAGCCTTGA
- a CDS encoding cytochrome b: protein MRWLPIASRKNLRSRTGYSIHQRAMHWAIVALCLIQVPTSWAIRRTHLVHPPAVPDPFDLFLHEVHAWSGWLILALALGQLGLRLSFGRPAYPDNGSPLERRASVAAHWTLYGLLVALPITGTVAMYVTFRVAAIHSLLSWALLAIASIHVTAALWHHLYRRDDVLRRMMGGVR, encoded by the coding sequence TTGAGATGGCTGCCGATCGCAAGTCGGAAAAATCTCCGGTCTCGCACCGGATACAGCATCCATCAGCGCGCTATGCACTGGGCCATTGTCGCCCTTTGCCTGATTCAGGTGCCGACCTCGTGGGCGATCCGGCGCACCCATCTGGTCCATCCGCCCGCCGTGCCCGACCCGTTCGATCTTTTCCTCCATGAGGTTCATGCCTGGAGCGGCTGGCTTATCCTGGCCCTGGCGCTGGGTCAGCTCGGCCTCCGTCTTTCATTCGGCCGCCCTGCATATCCGGACAACGGTTCACCGTTGGAGCGCCGTGCTTCAGTCGCGGCGCACTGGACGCTCTACGGACTTCTGGTCGCCCTTCCGATCACGGGGACGGTCGCGATGTATGTGACCTTTCGCGTCGCGGCGATCCATAGCCTTCTGAGTTGGGCGCTTCTCGCCATCGCCTCGATTCACGTCACGGCCGCTCTTTGGCATCATCTCTACCGCCGCGACGACGTGCTGCGGCGCATGATGGGCGGCGTCCGATGA
- a CDS encoding DUF4010 domain-containing protein: MDTLILNLGLALAIGLLVGLERGWRDRETAEGERTAGIRTYGISGLLGGVVRVTGIIIIVAPAVLGVAGIAILAAVAVFGVSGSLFLMRGRLEGDGAQVLRNPFDLPALLVFALFFAVVSTISALLAMGNTSGMVATSAISGIFEVDVAVLSALRLLGEAAHLEAVGHAVLLALTTNALGRLFVAAATGPVRFWLPIVFATLLAGAVGYAAFLTLPHFDWPGSPGVLGS, translated from the coding sequence ATGGACACGTTGATCCTCAATCTCGGACTTGCGCTCGCTATCGGCCTGCTCGTAGGGCTCGAACGCGGCTGGCGCGACCGCGAAACGGCCGAGGGTGAACGCACCGCCGGAATCCGAACCTACGGAATTTCCGGACTTCTCGGTGGCGTCGTTCGGGTCACCGGCATCATCATTATTGTTGCGCCGGCAGTGCTCGGTGTCGCCGGCATTGCCATTCTTGCCGCTGTCGCCGTCTTTGGCGTGAGCGGCTCCTTGTTTCTCATGAGGGGCAGACTCGAAGGCGACGGCGCTCAGGTGCTGCGCAATCCGTTCGACCTACCGGCCCTGCTGGTCTTCGCTCTCTTCTTCGCCGTTGTCTCGACGATCAGCGCCCTCCTGGCCATGGGGAACACAAGTGGCATGGTCGCCACGTCCGCGATTTCCGGAATTTTCGAGGTGGACGTCGCGGTGCTGAGCGCGTTGCGCTTGCTCGGCGAGGCCGCGCATCTTGAAGCAGTCGGCCACGCCGTTCTGCTTGCGCTCACCACCAACGCGCTGGGCCGGCTCTTCGTCGCAGCCGCGACAGGTCCGGTGCGCTTCTGGCTTCCGATCGTCTTCGCAACCCTTCTCGCGGGAGCGGTCGGCTACGCCGCGTTCCTGACGCTGCCCCATTTCGATTGGCCCGGCTCCCCCGGTGTTCTCGGCTCATAG
- a CDS encoding saccharopine dehydrogenase NADP-binding domain-containing protein yields the protein MGKATKHILIVGGYGHVGKLIARELLAKPNKGVRLAGRNREKAANTAAALGCESTVLDIAERETWAPAVVESDVIVMCIDTPDNSLAAHVLMKGKHYVDISASQAVIEGVETLDSLARSSGGSAIVSVGFAPGLTNLMVKSAVERMDHAETARIGVLLGLGDAHGEAAILWTLSNASDPKMPDRTPARIRFGNDRKASVAFPFPFSDQYAVRRTLGLSEAKTFLSLGHDFFTTLAFRGAPLLRDRPGAQRAIAGLLTRLRVGSDRAALAVEVLGRLDGQRASVTMTCEGRREAEITARVAAFVIGRLLVTAAAPGVHHIDEVVDANSVFDELAASDVAITVR from the coding sequence ATGGGAAAGGCCACAAAACATATCCTGATCGTCGGCGGATACGGGCATGTCGGGAAGCTGATCGCTCGGGAGTTGCTTGCAAAGCCAAATAAAGGCGTTCGGCTGGCTGGCCGAAACCGCGAGAAGGCCGCGAACACGGCGGCTGCGCTCGGCTGCGAATCTACAGTCCTCGACATCGCCGAGCGCGAGACCTGGGCACCAGCGGTTGTCGAGTCCGATGTCATCGTCATGTGCATCGATACGCCCGACAACAGCCTCGCGGCGCATGTCTTGATGAAGGGGAAGCACTACGTCGACATTTCGGCTAGTCAGGCTGTGATCGAAGGTGTCGAAACGCTCGACAGCTTGGCGCGTTCTTCCGGCGGCAGCGCGATCGTGTCGGTCGGCTTCGCGCCTGGGCTGACCAACCTGATGGTCAAGTCGGCTGTCGAGCGAATGGATCACGCCGAAACGGCCCGGATCGGCGTCCTGTTGGGGCTCGGTGATGCCCACGGCGAAGCGGCAATTCTCTGGACGCTGAGCAACGCGAGCGATCCCAAGATGCCTGATCGAACGCCGGCACGTATCCGCTTTGGCAACGATCGCAAGGCTTCGGTCGCCTTTCCATTTCCCTTTTCCGATCAGTATGCGGTGCGACGAACGCTTGGTCTCTCGGAGGCCAAGACGTTCCTGTCGCTCGGCCACGACTTCTTCACGACGCTGGCGTTCCGTGGAGCCCCGCTCTTGCGGGATCGCCCCGGCGCGCAGCGGGCGATTGCGGGACTCCTTACGCGACTGCGGGTCGGATCTGATCGGGCCGCGCTCGCCGTAGAGGTTCTCGGCCGCCTGGATGGCCAGCGGGCGTCGGTTACGATGACATGCGAGGGCCGCCGTGAGGCCGAGATAACCGCCCGAGTGGCGGCATTTGTGATCGGCCGACTGCTGGTCACGGCGGCGGCGCCGGGCGTGCATCACATCGACGAGGTCGTCGATGCCAACTCCGTTTTTGATGAACTTGCGGCCTCCGACGTCGCCATCACCGTTCGATAG